A genome region from Anastrepha obliqua isolate idAnaObli1 chromosome 4, idAnaObli1_1.0, whole genome shotgun sequence includes the following:
- the LOC129243838 gene encoding alpha-protein kinase 1, with product MTKTSNKMSGITNINNNNNNNNNNNINKLSEKFLSANTTKNIEACNTLSSGVNTNTTTNNNSSNAISLNNPKSNSNDCDKITQQQFSATISSKLQAPQSRRSLPAPSTTQALAQRSLQQQHQNQQHNQQQQQSVTTNSSALPSVNTITKYSSGATLPSHQLQTIATVHHHHSQQQIAEPTSASSAGAQQPQQQQHPTPSNNLKDHPHSRHHHHHQSTSKHLSGESERAITTAATSVNSATLQQQRNAYNLQALKAANHLKAPAHSIPPRYQPPPQPSNQAGILKHINTLRGGVAESGETLSQRPSTGGSKHHTTSNFDTTHFNLKYPPDIPQLSPVNIPDSLKLPGGSGRYLQSHQTLSQRQPTRLSGSATNPQYFYNSQQQQQYRQQQVEQQQHPQDMLKFVRKTDQDHPSPNASITSSAAAVPTGTRLTAEQNRQLQGLINELRVLKEQNQRLLDDNQELRDLCCFLDDDRQKGRKLAREWQRFGRYTASVMRQEVAAYQHKLRQLDDKQQELITDNLELKELCLYLDEERTHIAANALCANCGTSVRNPLRDDGDGSSSSTNAEETLSALRNYERQMPDATLRTTLSDQTVQYVRSLERRIRQLEEERVGATTPTANILVSQHSQPQAQTQTQPQQQQTQQQQQIQQQQQQQSAQNPLNDPISSRPEAVVRALQVLEVREQLERDRLSGLIENSRDQMDDGEKALVREMCNVVWRKLESNVPNVSSSM from the exons ATGACTAAGACGTCTAATAAAATGTCTGGTATTactaacatcaacaacaacaataataataataataacaataatataaacaaactgagtgaaaagtttttaagtgcaaatacaacaaaaaatatagaagCGTGTAACACGTTGTCATCTGGTGTCAACACCAACAccacaaccaacaacaacagcagcaacgccATCTCCCTTAATAACCCGAAATCGAATAGCAACGACTGCGACAAAATAACACAACAGCAATTTTCTGCTACGATTTCAAGTAAATTACAAGCCCCACAATCACGTCGCTCGCTTCCAGCTCCCAGCACAACGCAAGCCTTGGCGCAACGCTCACTCCAACAGCAACACCAGAATCAACAGCACaatcagcagcaacagcaaagcGTGACGACAAACTCATCGGCATTGCCTTCAGTCAACACAATTACAAAATACTCTAGCGGCGCCACATTACCTTCGCACCAACTCCAGACCATCGCCACCGTACACCATCATCACTCGCAACAGCAGATAGCAGAGCCAACAAGTGCTTCGTCAGCAGGcgcacaacaaccacaacagcaacaacacccaACACCCTCGAATAACTTAAAGGATCACCCGCACTCACGTCATCATCACCACCACCAGTCAACATCTAAGCATTTAAGTGGCGAAAGTGAACGCGCGATTACAACAGCTGCTACGTCCGTTAATTCCGCCACGTTACAACAACAGCGAAACGCATACAATCTGCAGGCGCTTAAAGCCGCCAATCATCTAAAGGCGCCAGCACATTCCATACCACCACGCTATCAGCCGCCACCCCAACCGAGCAACCAGGCTGgcatattgaagcatataaatacGTTGCGCGGCGGTGTTGCTGAGAGTGGAGAAACGCTAAGTCAACGCCCATCTACAGGCGGTAGTAAGCATCACACCACGTCAAATTTTGATACAACGCATTTCAATCTTAAATATCCACCGGATATACCACAATTGTCGCCTGTCAACATACCGGATTCATTGAAATTACCCGGTGGCAGCGGTCGCTATTTGCAATCGCATCAAACACTTTCACAAAGGCAACCCACACGACTTTCGGGCAGTGCCACAAATccgcaatatttttacaattcccaacaacaacaacaatatagaCAGCAACAAgtggaacaacaacagcatCCACAAGATATGCTTAAATTTGTGCGAAAAACTGATCAGGATCATCCATCGCCGAATGCTTCGATCACATCTAGTGCTGCTGCAGTGCCTACTGGCACTCGCCTCACTGCCGAGCAAAATCGACAATTACAG GGTCTTATTAACGAGCTCCGAGTCTTGAAGGAACAAAATCAACGTTTACTCGATGACAATCAGGAATTGCGAGACTTATGTTGCTTTCTCGATGACGATCGTCAGAAAGGTAGAAAGCTCGCGCGCGAATGGCAACGTTTCGGCAGATATACAGCCAGTGTGATGAGGCAGGAGGTGGCGGCCTATCAG CACAAATTACGCCAACTCGATGATAAACAACAAGAGTTGATTACCGATAATCTGGAGCTGAAGGAATTGTGTCTGTACTTGGATGAAGAGCGTACACATATTGCCGCGAATGCACTTTGTGCCAATTGTGGCACCTCGGTGCGCAATCCGCTACGTGATGATGGCGATGGCAGCAGTTCCAGCACAAATGCAGAGGAAACACTTTCAGCGTTGAGAAATTATGAGCGTCAAATGCCG gaTGCCACATTACGCACAACGCTTAGTGATCAAACCGTCCAGTATGTACGCTCTTTGGAACGGCGTATAAGGCAATTGGAAGAGGAACGTGTTGGTGCTACGACACCGACAGCTAATATTCTAGTTTCACAGCACTCCCAACCTCAAGCGCAAACGCAAACTCAACCCCAGCAGCAgcaaacacaacagcaacagcaaatacagcagcagcagcagcaacaatctGCACAAAATCCGCTTAACGATCCAATATCGAGTAGACCCGAAGCTGTCGTACGTGCACTGCAAGTACTCGAAGTACGTGAACAATTGGAGCGAGATCGTCTCAGTGGTCTCATTGAGAATTCAAGAGATCAAATGGATGACGGTGAGAAGGCTTTGGTGCGAGAAATGTGTAATGTGGTGTGGCGTAAATTGGAAAGTAATGTTCCAAACGTCTCTAGTAGTATGTAG